The Tenrec ecaudatus isolate mTenEca1 chromosome 6, mTenEca1.hap1, whole genome shotgun sequence genome has a window encoding:
- the THNSL1 gene encoding threonine synthase-like 1 translates to MLFNRCQHLRQIAQRCLFRAQGKNHQHGRPILSGTFALAELRKSWHSTHSLVGNKNIILMGPPGAGKTTVGRILGQRLGCCVIDVDDDILEKTWNMSVSEKLQDVGNEQFLEEEGKAVLNFSASGSVISLTGSNPMHEASMWHLKKNGIVVYLDVPLIDIIERLQSMKLNRIVGQNFGTPMKDLIASRRQYYKKWFDMRVFCERGASPEEVADKVLKAVQRYQAVDSETFISTRYNWPKDCKQKNSTKCFSEALTEGLASDGGLFVPEKEFPKLSSAEWKGLLGATYVERAQILLEKCIHPADVPAARLGEMIEAAYGKNFACSRVAPVRHLSGNQFILELFHGPTGSFKDLSLQLMPHLFAHCIPPNCNYMVLVATSGDTGSAVLNGFSHLNDSDKKRIAVATFFPENGVSDFQKAQIVGSQRENGRAVGVKSDFDFCQTAVKNMFKDCDFTGFLIVEYGTILSSANSINWGRLLPQVIYHASSYLDLVSQGFISFGSPVDVCIPTGNFGNILAAVYAKMMGIPIRKFICASNQNHVLTDFIKTGHYDLRERKIAQTFSPAIDILKSSNLERHLHMMANKDGQLMTKLFNQLDTQNHFQIEKILVEKLQQDFVADWCSEEDCLAAIHSTYNASGYILDPHTAIAKVVADRMQDKTCPVIVSSTAHYSKFAPVIMQALKIKELNQTSSSQLYLLSSYNALPPPHRALLETTKQHEKMEYQVCTADVNVLKGQVEKLIQSQFL, encoded by the coding sequence ATGCTCTTTAACCGATGTCAGCATCTGAGACAGATAGCACAGAGATGCTTATTTAGGGCACAGGGGAAAAATCATCAACATGGACGCCCGATTCTTTCAGGAACATTTGCACTTGCGGAACTAAGGAAGTCATGGCATTCAACCCATTCTCTTGTTGGAAACAAAAATATTATCCTGATGGGCCCTCCCGGTGCTGGCAAAACAACAGTTGGCAGAATCCTAGGCCAGAGACTCGGCTGTTGTGTCATAGATGTGGATGATGATATCCTTGAAAAAACCTGGAACATGAGTGTGTCTGAAAAATTACAGGATGTTGGTAATGAACAATTTTTAGAAGAGGAAGGAAAAGCTGTGTTAAACTTTTCTGCATCTGGAAGTGTGATTTCCCTCACTGGGTCAAATCCAATGCACGAAGCTAGCATGTGGCATCTGAAGAAGAACGGGATTGTGGTATACTTGGACGTACCTCTGATCGACATAATTGAGCGTCTACAATCAATGAAGCTGAACAGAATTGTGGGTCAGAATTTTGGAACACCCATGAAAGACTTAATTGCCTCTAGAAGACAGTACTATAAAAAGTGGTTTGatatgcgtgtgttttgtgaacgTGGGGCTTCTCCGGAAGAGGTGGCTGACAAGGTGCTGAAAGCGGTTCAGAGGTACCAAGCTGTGGATTCAGAAACATTCATTTCCACAAGGTACAATTGGCCGAAAGACTGTAAGCAGAAGAACTCAACAAAATGCTTTAGTGAAGCTCTGACTGAAGGGTTAGCTTCTGATGGCGGGCTCTTTGTTCCCGAGAAGGAGTTTCCAAAATTAAGCTCTGCGGAGTGGAAAGGCCTCCTAGGAGCAACGTACGTTGAAAGAGCACAAATACTCTTGGAAAAGTGCATCCATCCTGCTGACGTACCTGCTGCCAGACTGGGAGAAATGATCGAAGCTGCTTATGGGAAAAACTTTGCCTGCTCCAGAGTTGCCCCCGTCAGGCACCTTTCCGGCAACCAGTTCATCCTGGAGTTGTTTCATGGACCGACAGGATCTTTTAAAGACTTGTCTCTACAGCTTATGCCTCATCTCTTTGCACACTGTATTCCACCGAACTGCAATTACATGGTACTTGTAGCTACTTCCGGAGACACAGGCAGCGCGGTGCTAAATGGCTTCAGCCATCTGAATGACAGTGACAAGAAAAGAATAGCCGTGGCCACATTTTTCCCTGAAAACGGAGTAAGTGATTTTCAAAAGGCGCAGATAGTTGGCAGTCAGAGAGAAAATGGACGGGCAGTGGGTGTTAAGTCGGATTTTGATTTTTGTCAAACAGCCGTGAAAAATATGTTTAAAGATTGCGATTTTACTGGCTTTCTTATTGTTGAATATGGAACCATCTTAAGTTCAGCTAATTCCATAAACTGGGGCCGGCTGCTTCCCCAGGTCATTTATCATGCTTCTTCATATCTTGATCTCGTTAGCCAAGGCTTTATTTCTTTTGGAAGCCCAGTCGATGTCTGCATTCCCACAGGAAACTTTGGGAACATTCTTGCTGCAGTGTATGCCAAGATGATGGGGATCCCTATTCGGAAATTTATTTGCGCTTCTAATCAGAACCATGTTCTGACTGATTTTATAAAAACAGGACATTATGATCTAAGGGAAAGGAAAATAGCGCAAACCTTTTCACCAGCAATAGATATTCTCAAGTCTTCAAACCTAGAGCGGCATTTACACATGATGGCAAATAAAGATGGACAACTGATGACAAAATTATTCAATCAGCTAGACACTCAGAACCACTTTCAGATAGAAAAGATTCTAGTTGAAAAGCTCCAGCAGGATTTTGTAGCTGACTGGTGTTCTGAGGAAGACTGCCTAGCAGCGATTCACTCCACCTATAACGCTTCAGGGTATATCCTGGACCCACACACTGCTATTGCCAAAGTGGTTGCAGACCGAATGCAAGACAAAACTTGCCCCGTGATTGTCTCCTCGACAGCTCATTACTCGAAGTTCGCACCTGTGATCATGCAGGCTTTAAAGATTAAAGAACTCAACCAAACTTCATCGAGTCAGCTTTATTTACTGAGTTCATACAATGCATTACCTCCACCACACAGGGCTTTATTGGAGACAACAAAGCAACACGAGAAGATGGAGTATCAGGTCTGCACAGCTGATGTGAATGTCCTGAAGGGTCAAGTGGAAAAACTAATACAAAGTCAGTTCCTATGA